From a region of the Deltaproteobacteria bacterium genome:
- a CDS encoding phosphomannose isomerase type II C-terminal cupin domain, protein MERGDRPWGYYLVLHEDAGYKVKQFVVKPGNRLSLQRHRRRAEHWQVVRGEAAVTRGKEIVRLLPGGSIDIPLGALHRVESVGKENLVVIEVQMGEYVGEDDIERFEDDYGRAATESPATAPKMK, encoded by the coding sequence ATGGAGCGGGGCGATCGCCCCTGGGGATATTACCTGGTCCTGCACGAGGATGCCGGGTACAAGGTGAAGCAGTTCGTCGTGAAGCCGGGGAACCGCCTGAGCCTCCAGCGGCATCGGCGGCGGGCGGAACATTGGCAGGTGGTCCGCGGGGAGGCGGCGGTGACGCGCGGCAAGGAGATCGTCCGGCTCCTCCCGGGAGGATCGATCGACATCCCCCTGGGCGCCCTCCATCGGGTCGAGAGCGTCGGGAAGGAAAACCTCGTCGTCATCGAGGTGCAGATGGGGGAATACGTTGGAGAGGACGACATCGAGCGGTTCGAGGACGACTACGGGCGGGCGGCTACGGAATCGCCGGCGACCGCTCCGAAAATGAAGTGA